The Bradyrhizobium sp. CCBAU 051011 DNA segment CGAGGCCGGCTTCAAGGGCAGCCTCTTTGTCGTGCTCTCGCATGGCGGCATGGCGCCCGTTGAAGAAGCCTCGCAGCTTGCCGCGGGCACCGTGCTGTCGGGACCCGCGGGCGGCATGTCCGGCGGGCGCCGCTGTTCTGATCTGGTCGGCATTCCCGACCTGGTGCCGTTCGACATGGGCGGCACCTCGACCGACATCTCGCTGATCTCCGGCGGGCAGGCGTCGCTATCCGCCGACGGCATGCTGGCCGGCCAGCGCATCGCGCTGCGCAGCCTCGACATTGCCAGCATCGCGGCGGGCGGCGGCTCGATCGCCAGCGTCGATGGCAGCCGCACGCTGAGAGTCGGCCCGGAGAGCGCGGGCTCGGTGCCGGGCCCGGCCTGCTATGGCAATGGCGGCGAGGCCGCGACGGTTACCGACGCCAATGTCGTACTCGGCTATCTCGATGCCTCAGCCTTCATGGGGGGAAAACGCCCGCTCGACCGCGCAGCGTCGGAAGCGGCGGTCGATCGCATCGCTGCCGCGATGGAGCTGTCGCGCATCGAGGCCGCCGCCGGCATCTACCGCATGATCAATTTGAACATGGCCGACGGAATCCGCCTGATGACGCTGCGTCGCGGCGTCGATCCCAGACGCTTCGCGCTCCTGAGTTTCGGCGGCGCGGCCGGCCTGCACGCGGCGGAAGTGGCGCGTGAGCTCGAGATCAAGCGCATCATCGTGCCGACGGTGGCTTCCGTGCTGTCGGCCTGGGGCATGCTGACAAGCGATCTCCGCTACGAAGTCAGCCGCACGCATTACGGCGCCGGTGCGCGCATCACCGCCGATGAAGTGCGCGAGCTGTTCGCCGGGCTGGAACAGCAGGCCGCCGGCAGGCTGCGCTCGTGGTTTAGCGGAAAGATTTCAATCGAACGCTCCGCCGAGATGCGCTACGGCGAACAGATTTTTGAGATCGACGTCTCGCTCGATGGCCTCGACTGGAACGCCGTCGATCTCGTCGAGCGGATCGAGGACCGCTTTCATATCAGGCACGAGGAACTGTACACCTACGCCTCGCGCGGCCAGGAAGTCGTCTTCGTCAACGCCCGCGTCGCCGCCGTCGGTGAAGTCGCGCGGCTGGATGAGGGCGCGCGGGAGGCCGCGGCATCCAACGCCTGTTCGCCACGCGGCAAACGCCAAGCCTTCTTCGGCGGCTGGCGCGAAGTGCCGGTCTACGCACTCGATGAACTGCGGCCGGGGCATACCCTGACCGGTCCGGCCATCATCGAAGCTGAGACCACGACCGTGCTGGTCGACACCGGCGACCGCGTCACGGTCAATCCGTTGGGATGGCTGGATATTTTGTTGCGCTGATCGCGGGCCAACATTTCATTTTCAATGGCCCCGCTTTCGGCGCTATCATCGTGATTGCTGGGTGGCGTCTCCCGCGAGCTTGGCGTTCGAGGCCGCGTCGATGAGAACAAGAATAAAATGGCTGCTACCAACCTTCTTCGCCGCATTGTTGTTGGCCGCCCTGCAGCCGGCCCGGGCTGCCGGCGTCACCGACACCGAAATCCGCATCGGCAACATCATGCCCTATACCGGACCGCTGGCCGCGTTCGCTTCGATCGGCCGGGCGGAAGCCGCCTATTTCGACATGATCAATGAGCGCGGCGGCATCAACGGACGCAAGATCAAATTCATCTCGCGCGACGACAGCTCAAACCCGAGAACCGCGATCGAGCAGACCCATGAGCTTGTCGAACAGGAGCGCGTGCACCTGATGTTCGGCTCGTTCGGCACGCCGAGCAATCTGGCGACTCGAACCTATCTCAATGAGAGAAGTATCCCGCAGCTTTTCGTCGCCTCCGGCGATGAGGAATGGGCGCATCCGAAGCGGTTTCCGTGGACGATGGGCTGGCAGCCGACGTTCCGCGCCGAGGGCCGGATCTATGCCAATTACATCCAGGCCGCCTATCCGAGCCGGAAGATCGCCGTGCTCTGGCAGAACGATCAGTTCGGCCGCGATCTGTTCCGGGGATTGCAGGAGGGGCTCGGCTTCACGGCCAACATGATCGTAGCCGACATCGCCATCGAAGCGGATATGTCGATCGATACCCAGGTTGAAATCCTGAAGAACTCCGGCGCTGAAGTGCTCGTGCTCAATTGCGCGCCGCCGATCTCGGCGCGCGCCATCCGCAGGGCGGCCGAATTGGGCTGGCATCCGCAGCTCGTGCTGGTCAACGCGGCAGCGTCGATCGCGAACGCGCTGAGACCGGCCGGGCTGCAGAATTCCGTCGGCGTGATCTCCACTTCGTTCCTGAAGGATGCCAGCGACACCACCTGGAAAGATGATTCTGCCATCAAGGAGTGGCTGGCGTTCATGGACAAGTATTATCCCGATGGCGACAAGGAAGACAGCAACGCCATCTTCGGCTACGCGGCCGCTGAGACTCTGGCTCGGGTATTGACCCAGTGCGGCGATGACCTGTCGCGCGAGAACATCATGCGGCAGGCGGCGTCGCTGCGAAACTACCAGAGCACGGTCGCCTTCCCGGGAATAACGATAAACACCGGGCCGTCCGACTTCCATCCGATCGAGCAGATGCGGCTGGTGCAGTTCGACGGCAATGCCTGGCAGCCGATCGGCGACGTGATCGAGAGCGCGTTTCTGGGCGCGCCGGGAGATAAGTGAGTGTAGGGTGGGCAAAGCGTAGCGTGCCCACCATCTCTCCGATTGCGCAAACTGAATGGTGGGCACGCTTCGCTTTGCCTACCCTACGAAGTCTCTCCGTCATGGCCGGGCTTGACCCGGCCATCCACGTCTGGCTTGCCGATAGATCGAGAAGGCATGGATGCCCGGGTCAAGCCCGGGCATGACGACCGTGAGAGCGCTGGCAAATCTCGCCGCCTACTTCTTCTGCCCGTAATTCAGCAGCCCGCCCTTGCTCTTCGGCGGATGCGCGCGCAGGCCCTCTTCGTTGGGCTCGATGCCCCAGCCCGGGCGGTCCGGCATCACCAGGTGACCGTCGACGATCTCGGGCACGTGCGTGAACAGCTCATGGTCCCAGGCGAGGCGATCGATATCGGTCTCCATGATGCGCAGATTTGGCACAGCCGCCGAGAAATGCGCGTTCATCATGGTACAGAGATGGCCGTAGAAATTGTGCGGGGCCACGTTGACCTCGAAA contains these protein-coding regions:
- a CDS encoding hydantoinase/oxoprolinase family protein, encoding MFRIGVDVGGTYTDLVATDESGRTVFAKSPSTPADQSIGVMAGLEELARRLNVTRAEMLAATDRLVHGTTVATNALLERKGAKVALITTEGHRDVIEMREGLKPDRYDLRSPPPAPLVPRDLRFGVKERLKANGEILIPLEATSLDDAIAGIKRSGATSVAVCFLHSYLNPVHELAAVERLKQALPGISISRSSDVLPQIKEYERVSTTIVNAYVEPIVRRYLTNLETRLGEAGFKGSLFVVLSHGGMAPVEEASQLAAGTVLSGPAGGMSGGRRCSDLVGIPDLVPFDMGGTSTDISLISGGQASLSADGMLAGQRIALRSLDIASIAAGGGSIASVDGSRTLRVGPESAGSVPGPACYGNGGEAATVTDANVVLGYLDASAFMGGKRPLDRAASEAAVDRIAAAMELSRIEAAAGIYRMINLNMADGIRLMTLRRGVDPRRFALLSFGGAAGLHAAEVARELEIKRIIVPTVASVLSAWGMLTSDLRYEVSRTHYGAGARITADEVRELFAGLEQQAAGRLRSWFSGKISIERSAEMRYGEQIFEIDVSLDGLDWNAVDLVERIEDRFHIRHEELYTYASRGQEVVFVNARVAAVGEVARLDEGAREAAASNACSPRGKRQAFFGGWREVPVYALDELRPGHTLTGPAIIEAETTTVLVDTGDRVTVNPLGWLDILLR
- a CDS encoding ABC transporter substrate-binding protein; translation: MRTRIKWLLPTFFAALLLAALQPARAAGVTDTEIRIGNIMPYTGPLAAFASIGRAEAAYFDMINERGGINGRKIKFISRDDSSNPRTAIEQTHELVEQERVHLMFGSFGTPSNLATRTYLNERSIPQLFVASGDEEWAHPKRFPWTMGWQPTFRAEGRIYANYIQAAYPSRKIAVLWQNDQFGRDLFRGLQEGLGFTANMIVADIAIEADMSIDTQVEILKNSGAEVLVLNCAPPISARAIRRAAELGWHPQLVLVNAAASIANALRPAGLQNSVGVISTSFLKDASDTTWKDDSAIKEWLAFMDKYYPDGDKEDSNAIFGYAAAETLARVLTQCGDDLSRENIMRQAASLRNYQSTVAFPGITINTGPSDFHPIEQMRLVQFDGNAWQPIGDVIESAFLGAPGDK